In the genome of Elephas maximus indicus isolate mEleMax1 chromosome 6, mEleMax1 primary haplotype, whole genome shotgun sequence, one region contains:
- the CATIP gene encoding ciliogenesis-associated TTC17-interacting protein isoform X2 yields MSYKLHSTGLRAKDHQPSSQKESLPLPEANGEAIKFLTSLQPKELQLLFFSETLTMVSDTGEPLGELTIDVQKGKYRDELGVISDCLIVHAFNRGYLDNTLCGNSLLGYLSGKMEIMEQHSHEFIKFLVLPMERKTSLVRQEDQLAMTRIVKEGEEMKTEVTFFPWNSIAGFISEAANLVLLRAMARRQMVPSNACFLALDTEGKLCYSTYQALGFQTIQVGRQQAEVFIVEQTVHSEEGIPMSCQFYLFSDGHLAKRVQVGSPGCCIITKMPILREEDEVEPPPVFEKKPLAWEEDMELYSRFLDRKEELRLCHTSYMRHHPEAHALISDFLLFLLLRQPADVVTFAAEYFGPFAVRRRPAPSLRSSNRPSPFRSLAPEQPSSSGSPPASGEG; encoded by the exons ATGTCCTACAAACTTCATTCCACAG GACTCAGAGCCAAGGACCACCAGCCCTCATCCCAGAAGGAGAGTCTGCCACTCCCAGAAGCCAATGGGGAAGCCATCAAGTTCCTCACATCCCTCC AACCTAAGGAGCTGCAGCTGCTATTCTTCTCCGAGACTCTGACCATGGTCTCAGACACAGGCGAGCCCCTGGGAGAGCTGACCATTGATGTGCAGAAAGGGAAATACAGAGATGAACTCGGGGTCATCTCAGACTGCCTCATCGTGCATGCCTTCAACCGTGGCTACTTGGACAACACGCTCTGTGGAAACTCCCTTCTGG GCTATCTCTCGGGGAAAATGGAGATCATGGAACAACATAGCCATGAGTTCATCAAG TTCCTTGTCCTCCCAATggaaaggaagaccagtttagtGAGGCAGGAAGATCAGCTGGCCATGACCAGGATTGTCAAGGAGGGGGAG GAAATGAAGACCGAAGTGACTTTCTTCCCCTGGAACTCAATCGCTGGCTTCATCTCTGAGGCTGCCAACTTGGTGTTGCTGAGGGCGATGGCCCGGCGGCAGATGGTACCCAGCAACGCCTGCTTCCTTGCCTTGGACACGGAGGGGAAACTCTGCTATTCCACTTAC CAAGCCCTGGGCTTCCAGACAATCCAGGTGGGCCGTCAGCAGGCGGAAGTTTTCATCGTGGAGCAGACCGTACACTCAGAGGAGGGCATCCCCATGTCCTGCCAGTTCTACCTGTTCTCTGATGG GCACCTGGCCAAGAGAGTCCAGGTGGGCTCCCCTGGGTGCTGCATCATCACCAAGATGCCCATCTTGAGGGAGGAGG atGAGGTTGAGCCTCCTCCTGTGTTTGAGAAGAAGCCCCTAGCGTGGGAGGAGGATATGGAGCTCTACTCGAGGTTTCTGGACCGAAAG gaGGAGCTCCGACTCTGCCACACCAGCTACATGCGACACCACCCTGAGGCCCACGCGCTCATCTCGGACTTCCTGCTCTTCTTGCTGCTGCGCCAGCCTGCGGACGTGGTCACCTTTGCCGCCGAGTACTTCGGTCCCTTCGCTGTGCGCCGCCGGCCGGCCCCGTCCCTGCGCTCGTCCAACCGACCCAGCCCTTTCCGCTCGCTGGCCCCGGAGCAGCCCTCCAGCAGCGGGTCCCCACCCGCCTCGGGGGAGGGCTAG
- the CATIP gene encoding ciliogenesis-associated TTC17-interacting protein isoform X4, whose protein sequence is MSYKLHSTGLRAKDHQPSSQKESLPLPEANGEAIKFLTSLQPKELQLLFFSETLTMVSDTGEPLGELTIDVQKGKYRDELGVISDCLIVHAFNRGYLDNTLCGNSLLGYLSGKMEIMEQHSHEFIKEMKTEVTFFPWNSIAGFISEAANLVLLRAMARRQMVPSNACFLALDTEGKLCYSTYQALGFQTIQVGRQQAEVFIVEQTVHSEEGIPMSCQFYLFSDGHLAKRVQVGSPGCCIITKMPILREEDEVEPPPVFEKKPLAWEEDMELYSRFLDRKEELRLCHTSYMRHHPEAHALISDFLLFLLLRQPADVVTFAAEYFGPFAVRRRPAPSLRSSNRPSPFRSLAPEQPSSSGSPPASGEG, encoded by the exons ATGTCCTACAAACTTCATTCCACAG GACTCAGAGCCAAGGACCACCAGCCCTCATCCCAGAAGGAGAGTCTGCCACTCCCAGAAGCCAATGGGGAAGCCATCAAGTTCCTCACATCCCTCC AACCTAAGGAGCTGCAGCTGCTATTCTTCTCCGAGACTCTGACCATGGTCTCAGACACAGGCGAGCCCCTGGGAGAGCTGACCATTGATGTGCAGAAAGGGAAATACAGAGATGAACTCGGGGTCATCTCAGACTGCCTCATCGTGCATGCCTTCAACCGTGGCTACTTGGACAACACGCTCTGTGGAAACTCCCTTCTGG GCTATCTCTCGGGGAAAATGGAGATCATGGAACAACATAGCCATGAGTTCATCAAG GAAATGAAGACCGAAGTGACTTTCTTCCCCTGGAACTCAATCGCTGGCTTCATCTCTGAGGCTGCCAACTTGGTGTTGCTGAGGGCGATGGCCCGGCGGCAGATGGTACCCAGCAACGCCTGCTTCCTTGCCTTGGACACGGAGGGGAAACTCTGCTATTCCACTTAC CAAGCCCTGGGCTTCCAGACAATCCAGGTGGGCCGTCAGCAGGCGGAAGTTTTCATCGTGGAGCAGACCGTACACTCAGAGGAGGGCATCCCCATGTCCTGCCAGTTCTACCTGTTCTCTGATGG GCACCTGGCCAAGAGAGTCCAGGTGGGCTCCCCTGGGTGCTGCATCATCACCAAGATGCCCATCTTGAGGGAGGAGG atGAGGTTGAGCCTCCTCCTGTGTTTGAGAAGAAGCCCCTAGCGTGGGAGGAGGATATGGAGCTCTACTCGAGGTTTCTGGACCGAAAG gaGGAGCTCCGACTCTGCCACACCAGCTACATGCGACACCACCCTGAGGCCCACGCGCTCATCTCGGACTTCCTGCTCTTCTTGCTGCTGCGCCAGCCTGCGGACGTGGTCACCTTTGCCGCCGAGTACTTCGGTCCCTTCGCTGTGCGCCGCCGGCCGGCCCCGTCCCTGCGCTCGTCCAACCGACCCAGCCCTTTCCGCTCGCTGGCCCCGGAGCAGCCCTCCAGCAGCGGGTCCCCACCCGCCTCGGGGGAGGGCTAG
- the CATIP gene encoding ciliogenesis-associated TTC17-interacting protein isoform X3 → MSYKLHSTGLRAKDHQPSSQKESLPLPEANGEAIKFLTSLQPKELQLLFFSETLTMVSDTGEPLGELTIDVQKGKYRDELGVISDCLIVHAFNRGYLDNTLCGNSLLGRGYLSGKMEIMEQHSHEFIKEMKTEVTFFPWNSIAGFISEAANLVLLRAMARRQMVPSNACFLALDTEGKLCYSTYQALGFQTIQVGRQQAEVFIVEQTVHSEEGIPMSCQFYLFSDGHLAKRVQVGSPGCCIITKMPILREEDEVEPPPVFEKKPLAWEEDMELYSRFLDRKEELRLCHTSYMRHHPEAHALISDFLLFLLLRQPADVVTFAAEYFGPFAVRRRPAPSLRSSNRPSPFRSLAPEQPSSSGSPPASGEG, encoded by the exons ATGTCCTACAAACTTCATTCCACAG GACTCAGAGCCAAGGACCACCAGCCCTCATCCCAGAAGGAGAGTCTGCCACTCCCAGAAGCCAATGGGGAAGCCATCAAGTTCCTCACATCCCTCC AACCTAAGGAGCTGCAGCTGCTATTCTTCTCCGAGACTCTGACCATGGTCTCAGACACAGGCGAGCCCCTGGGAGAGCTGACCATTGATGTGCAGAAAGGGAAATACAGAGATGAACTCGGGGTCATCTCAGACTGCCTCATCGTGCATGCCTTCAACCGTGGCTACTTGGACAACACGCTCTGTGGAAACTCCCTTCTGGGTAGAG GCTATCTCTCGGGGAAAATGGAGATCATGGAACAACATAGCCATGAGTTCATCAAG GAAATGAAGACCGAAGTGACTTTCTTCCCCTGGAACTCAATCGCTGGCTTCATCTCTGAGGCTGCCAACTTGGTGTTGCTGAGGGCGATGGCCCGGCGGCAGATGGTACCCAGCAACGCCTGCTTCCTTGCCTTGGACACGGAGGGGAAACTCTGCTATTCCACTTAC CAAGCCCTGGGCTTCCAGACAATCCAGGTGGGCCGTCAGCAGGCGGAAGTTTTCATCGTGGAGCAGACCGTACACTCAGAGGAGGGCATCCCCATGTCCTGCCAGTTCTACCTGTTCTCTGATGG GCACCTGGCCAAGAGAGTCCAGGTGGGCTCCCCTGGGTGCTGCATCATCACCAAGATGCCCATCTTGAGGGAGGAGG atGAGGTTGAGCCTCCTCCTGTGTTTGAGAAGAAGCCCCTAGCGTGGGAGGAGGATATGGAGCTCTACTCGAGGTTTCTGGACCGAAAG gaGGAGCTCCGACTCTGCCACACCAGCTACATGCGACACCACCCTGAGGCCCACGCGCTCATCTCGGACTTCCTGCTCTTCTTGCTGCTGCGCCAGCCTGCGGACGTGGTCACCTTTGCCGCCGAGTACTTCGGTCCCTTCGCTGTGCGCCGCCGGCCGGCCCCGTCCCTGCGCTCGTCCAACCGACCCAGCCCTTTCCGCTCGCTGGCCCCGGAGCAGCCCTCCAGCAGCGGGTCCCCACCCGCCTCGGGGGAGGGCTAG
- the CATIP gene encoding ciliogenesis-associated TTC17-interacting protein isoform X1 — translation MSYKLHSTGLRAKDHQPSSQKESLPLPEANGEAIKFLTSLQPKELQLLFFSETLTMVSDTGEPLGELTIDVQKGKYRDELGVISDCLIVHAFNRGYLDNTLCGNSLLGRGYLSGKMEIMEQHSHEFIKFLVLPMERKTSLVRQEDQLAMTRIVKEGEEMKTEVTFFPWNSIAGFISEAANLVLLRAMARRQMVPSNACFLALDTEGKLCYSTYQALGFQTIQVGRQQAEVFIVEQTVHSEEGIPMSCQFYLFSDGHLAKRVQVGSPGCCIITKMPILREEDEVEPPPVFEKKPLAWEEDMELYSRFLDRKEELRLCHTSYMRHHPEAHALISDFLLFLLLRQPADVVTFAAEYFGPFAVRRRPAPSLRSSNRPSPFRSLAPEQPSSSGSPPASGEG, via the exons ATGTCCTACAAACTTCATTCCACAG GACTCAGAGCCAAGGACCACCAGCCCTCATCCCAGAAGGAGAGTCTGCCACTCCCAGAAGCCAATGGGGAAGCCATCAAGTTCCTCACATCCCTCC AACCTAAGGAGCTGCAGCTGCTATTCTTCTCCGAGACTCTGACCATGGTCTCAGACACAGGCGAGCCCCTGGGAGAGCTGACCATTGATGTGCAGAAAGGGAAATACAGAGATGAACTCGGGGTCATCTCAGACTGCCTCATCGTGCATGCCTTCAACCGTGGCTACTTGGACAACACGCTCTGTGGAAACTCCCTTCTGGGTAGAG GCTATCTCTCGGGGAAAATGGAGATCATGGAACAACATAGCCATGAGTTCATCAAG TTCCTTGTCCTCCCAATggaaaggaagaccagtttagtGAGGCAGGAAGATCAGCTGGCCATGACCAGGATTGTCAAGGAGGGGGAG GAAATGAAGACCGAAGTGACTTTCTTCCCCTGGAACTCAATCGCTGGCTTCATCTCTGAGGCTGCCAACTTGGTGTTGCTGAGGGCGATGGCCCGGCGGCAGATGGTACCCAGCAACGCCTGCTTCCTTGCCTTGGACACGGAGGGGAAACTCTGCTATTCCACTTAC CAAGCCCTGGGCTTCCAGACAATCCAGGTGGGCCGTCAGCAGGCGGAAGTTTTCATCGTGGAGCAGACCGTACACTCAGAGGAGGGCATCCCCATGTCCTGCCAGTTCTACCTGTTCTCTGATGG GCACCTGGCCAAGAGAGTCCAGGTGGGCTCCCCTGGGTGCTGCATCATCACCAAGATGCCCATCTTGAGGGAGGAGG atGAGGTTGAGCCTCCTCCTGTGTTTGAGAAGAAGCCCCTAGCGTGGGAGGAGGATATGGAGCTCTACTCGAGGTTTCTGGACCGAAAG gaGGAGCTCCGACTCTGCCACACCAGCTACATGCGACACCACCCTGAGGCCCACGCGCTCATCTCGGACTTCCTGCTCTTCTTGCTGCTGCGCCAGCCTGCGGACGTGGTCACCTTTGCCGCCGAGTACTTCGGTCCCTTCGCTGTGCGCCGCCGGCCGGCCCCGTCCCTGCGCTCGTCCAACCGACCCAGCCCTTTCCGCTCGCTGGCCCCGGAGCAGCCCTCCAGCAGCGGGTCCCCACCCGCCTCGGGGGAGGGCTAG